The sequence below is a genomic window from Coffea arabica cultivar ET-39 chromosome 8e, Coffea Arabica ET-39 HiFi, whole genome shotgun sequence.
GGTGTTATACGTGCAATAATTGCTTGCCTAGCTAGTTAAGCTTGTATGGATGCTAGACTGATGGTTAATATATTTGTTGTACTAAACAAGATCCAGTTTCTCCCTTAAATCTTGTAAAACCAGGTTGGCAGCTAAAATCACGGTATAGCTGCAAAAGTctcaaatcaagttattttatGTAGCCCATAGGTGTCGATCGAGGGGTCTGGCAAAAGAAGAGGGCATACATATAGATTCTGCCCTGGTCATTTTTAGCGATCTATACCTATTTCAACACCACCCCGCAAAGAGATCTTTGTCTAGGTGCTCTGACATCAAGTTACTTGTGTGCTTCAAACGGATTCAGTATACTTGTTCTTGCAGGCAATAGCTGGAAATCTGGTATGGTTGTTTCAGCTATTTTACCCTTGTCCATGCACGTCTAAGGGTTCCGGCCTCAACCGTTGAAGTTGCCAAACAAAATACTTTACATTTTGCAGGTTGGTTTTATCATATTTCACGCTTCATTCTTTCAATCTCAGACAAAAAATAAGGCATGTTAACATGTCTGTAACTCAGATTAGGTTGTATTATGGTGTAATGAGCAAAAATGTACAGTAATTGAGTCCATAAAATCGTACTTTACATAGTTggtgaaaagaaaataaagcaaCATTCGAATATAAAATATCCAAAGCAACCATGTCTCTATCATCTTTCTATGTCACATGCGATAAGTTTGTTAATTAGTCTACAAACGGACCTAAGGATGATCTCACTATAACATTAGTATGAACGTCCATAATCAAGCATATTTGTCCAGGGATATGCTTTTAGTTAATGAATCTAAATTGATTCCAGAAGAAAATGTGTCTGATGAAAGTGCAGTAAGGATCTCACCAATTGCAAAACAAAATGGCCATTTTCTTTCAAATCAGTAGCACCTTGGTATTGCATCTCAAGTGGGGAATAAAGGGAGTTGATATTGCATCTACGTAGCATAGGTCCGTTGTTTATTCAAAATCTTCTTGATGAAGAAGAATGCTGGAATATAAAATACTTCTATTGAAAAAGGCGGTATTAGGCTGGAGAATTTCAACAGTTTATCAAGAATTAACATATAGGGTATTGGTTCATGCCATTCAGTAGATCAGACATGTCTAATATGAATCTGCAGTATTGAAGGTATTAGGCTGGAGAATTTCAAGAGTTTATGAAGAATTAATGACATATAGGGTATTGGTTCATGCCAATCAGTAGATCAGACATGCCTAATATGAATCTGCAGTGTTGCAGTTCTGCCGATGTCAGATAAATGTAGCCCCTTAACAAAAGCTAATCGAGTCTTGTTTGAGAAGAAATTCAAGCTACTAGAAAACCAAATGCATTGGGTGGATGCATCAACAGTCCAAAGAAACCAATAGTTCCTAAATTAATCGAACATTTCCTAATGAAACCGAACGACAAAATGGACCTGCAAATTAAACTGCTCATCCTTTGAGCCAATGAGATGTAATCTGTCGCAGTAGACTAATtatacaaaatcaaaacaaattcaTACTGCCTTTCAAACTGATGAAGAAACTTCAATATCTAAAGAAAACCCTTGCATATGTTAATACAAGGATTATTGCTACTTTGTTAGAGTTAGGGGTGTATAGGGACTTGCATACCGATACAACCTATAGAAGAACATGGTATTGGATACTAATATGCAAAACGGTATGAAACTGTGATAAACTGTACACTGGTCAGAAAACTATCTAAATCATGGACAAAATCAAAAAGGAGAACGATAGCTATAGGAGTGGATGCTATATTATATTTCTTGTGTCCTATCAAGTATCAACTAACTGTTCAAAAACCAAGTAACATTTATTGAAAAGTTGGATAGAAAGCATCATGTTCTCATGATCATAATCACAATTTAACACTAAAAAAACTTGCGAGCTTCTGCAACTTTGATTCTTTCAAGTGTGGCAAGGTTGCATGCATGGTGGACTTAGAACAAGAGTACTGGCACAGTAATCTGCTTCCCCAACTAAATGAAGAATTGCGATCTTTGTGGCAGGAAAGTTGTTGAGATGAAGCAATTTCCCTATGTATGTCTTTGCTTTTAGTGTGGAACCAGGTGGACATTGACCAAGGATGCCGAGGGTAGAGTTTTTGGTGGCCAATTAGGCCTTGCTGACTATGTCTACGTTCTATTGTATGTTTCAAGTCTCTAATATTGACCAGCAATAGAAAACTCAATACAAATGTCTTGAGATATATAGGTGTTAACTCTTATCAGAAAGAAGCCAAATGAAAATGGACTACTATTAATTGAATATTTTTACATCCTGTATTGATGGAGGGGAAGATGACTAATTTCTTGAAATGTCTCTCAAACATTTTGATGGACAACTTCCCATGGTTTCAGTTCAGATTTACATTTTCCAGAACATTTAGCTGAGAAAaggggagagagagggagaaaatTATACGTTTTTCAGTAAAAGGACGGTTGGATCAATTTCCCAGAAGAAGTAGATCAAGAAATTCAGCAAAAACATTAATGTTGCTCGTCTTAGAAAAACCATATGTAGTACAACTCATCCAACAAAAGGAATCCTTCAGACAACACCTTAATCATTTCTTAGTATACTTATCATCCCTTGAAAGCAATGCTGTCCAAGACAGGTTTATTTCTCCAATCCCACTAGATTTAGTCCTGAAACCCATCCGTAGTTTGAATTGATTAACTTAAAAGTCTTAAATACcagaaaaggagaagaaaaaaaaatgtgaaactACAATACTTTTGGCATATCGTGCattaaatcaaccaaaaacaaataaaaaaaataaaagagtaaaGAAAGAAATGCGGTAagctcgaaaaaaaaaacaagaaaagcatgTACATATAGATAAACTTAACATTAATAAGTAGGCAACTGTTAAACAAGGGGAAAATCCACATCTGATTCTCAAACCATTTCTTATAAAAAGAgcttgataaaataaaaaaaaaaaacagtgagAGGACTATTTCCAGGAACTAGTGTTACAAAAACCCCCGCAtaagaaaggaaagaagaagaaaaacccctTACAACCCAAGGTAAGAGAAGAAAGAGGAGAAGAAGGATGATCATATTTGATCAAAATACAATGATTTAATTAATTTCCTGACCTTTTCATCATCATTCACCAATCCTGTTTCTCCTCCAATCCAATCCAATCAGCCCACCAAAACCACAGAATTTCCTTTTCTATCACTTGACCTTCCGTATCTGAGCTTGAGTAGTTAACTAAAATGGAGGTCGAACAGCTGTGTTTCCGGTCCATCCATCAACTGGCAAATTAGGCATATTGAGAGGCAAATTGAAGAATGGAAGCCCAGAAGAGGGGTCCGGAAAAGCATGACTACTAACCCCTCCtcctccacctccaccaccaccaccacctgcaGCAGCAACAGAACCAGCTTGAGACACTGGCGGTTGAATCTGCAGTTGCTCATCTTCATCCAAAGGCAACCTCTCATAAGCAACATTAGTAAACGACGCCGCGATAACGATAACCGGCCCAGCAGCCGTCAACTCTCCCACCACACTCCCACCAACAACCTGGCCTTGCCCGCCAGCCAAGAATATAGTCAAGCTCGTGGCGCCCGGTGGTGCAGGTGGAGGCAAAAAGGATCCCGAAAGCGATAGAATCTCAAACCTCCCATGCAGGGTTACTATAGCACCAGCTGCAGCTGGCTGTCGAAGACTAACATTTGTGACTGTTCCACTCCCACTTAGTATGCAGATCCCACGTTGTCTCCGACGAGCATAAGACGAAACACAGTCAAAAATATCACAGCCATTGCCGACTTCAAGAATATGTGCTCTCAAAGTATTGGCACTTTCCCTGGTTATAATCACTGGTGGTCTGGGCTTGTTCTTGGATCCCGGGGGTCGTCCTCGAGGCCTTCGAGCTACGATATCCCCGGGACCCCCGGAATTTGCCCCTATAAGGTCGAGCTGATGGGATGCATCTGCATCTTGGTGATCATCACTGGGAAAATCATCTTCATCCTCTAGTGTTCTTTGAGTATTATGCTGGAGATGCAAGTCTGAAGGGCGGTGGTGGAGCTGCGGCTGTGGCTGCTGGTGGTGGTGGATGAAACGAGAAGCCGTGCCTAAATCTAAACCGGCCATGGTTTACAAGATCATCAAAAAAGAAATACTAACACAAAGCACGAACAACAGAAAACAagggaaaaagtaaaaaaatatcaaagtggaaaattttaaagaaagggtgtactgttttttttttcccctctttttgtGGTAGTATATTTTATGGAGTGGGAGGGAAAAGATAaggcaataaaaaaaaaagaatagaaaaagaGCTCCGGAACTCGAACCCTAGATTTGAATAGAGATTAGAAAACAACTGCGGAAGATTTTGAGTGCAGAGAAAGGGAAGGGAAGAAGGAGAggaagagcaagagagagagagagaagggacgGGATGGGACGGGAGGGGGACAAGGACTCGATACCAAGTCATTTCTCTCGCCCCAAAAGCTTAAATATAGACTTAAAATATTGTCGAAGTTGAAAAATATTTCTTTACTCTAATGCCACTGCTACCATATAATTTGTCTTGAGAAAGAAAGCTTTAAAGTGAGGTAAAACTATATATAACGGTAAATTCTATAGAAGGTTAAGCTAACTTAACGCTATTAAgccttattggattgaaacttTTTAGAATTTGTATGATAGCGGTGTGATGCaggtgagataaaaaaataatttactaataatgagtgtgtttggataggagattacttggaataattactgtagcactttttgtgatgtgatgtatgcgagataaaaagataactgagaagataaaaaagtgcgTTGAAAATTGTATTTGTAATGTAagcaaatattttttaaaaaaaattttccgaAAAACTCACAAGATTTTTGGGGGGTTTTAGAAGACTCACAAGAGAATAGGATTGGAGGTAAAATTATGTAGTTAACCCCATTGTTAATCCAAAACAAGTTTCATGTAGCGCGCGTGGGGTAAGACAAATTAAGGCACTTAGTGTTTTAGAAAATGGGATCCTTGTGGTAACAGCTTGTAAAGAAGATTTTTTGTTAAAGCTAGCTAATTAGCTATGGTAGGATTCGGATTAATTATTTAAAGAATATAATAGCTTTTGTTAACCCTATTTTATATTGAAATGAAGGAATGCTTATTGGCATAAATAATTGTTTTACTATTGGATTCTGTTAGAAAAATTTAATTCACGACTTTAAACTATGAATTTACGAGAAAATTAATAAAGTAAAACCAAGGATTGCAGCATTGTAATGATAAACTAATTAGCGATATAATATGCTGCATTAGTTAGATTTCAATATTAGGGGAGAGAGGGGGAGCAATAAAGTACatgatatattaatttttatcacTTGCCACAGTGAAAAGAAATGGTTATTTAGAAATACAATAAAGTAAAACTCTACTCTTTCGTTTGGCCGAACTcataaaaaatttggattaatATGTCAACGAACCTATTTCAGTGATTAATAATGAAAGAACATCATTCTTGTCATGAGGACAAGATTAGATTTGTTgatttaaaaaacttttttaatGGTCTTTTATTAACCGTTCATTCTCAAGCTAGCTCTCCATAGAAGCAAAATTCTTTAAAACTATAAAAGGCATGCAAATGGAAGCACTCCTCTATATATAACACAATTTAGCTAACAACATGGATCACGCAATCTTCTCAAAATAATTAACATAGATTTCTGTTGCTTTTGTTCTCACTCCTTTATTCTCTCAAAATAATTTGTTTCATGaacttttgtaaaaaaaaaataaaaatacaaaggaATTGATGTGTCATTAACAATTAATTGGAGTGCTTATAACGATGCTCGTTATCAAGAAGCGGAGTAGGAGGAGGGAAGAGATCTGAATCCGTGACTCTAATTTTTGAGGTCTCAACGTTAACGATCAAAACCTTCTCGACCTGAGAATCAACTTTATTCTCAATATCGAAGTGAAATTAACTCGGACTGTCGCGATTTACATTCTCTCTTCCATCTTTAAATTAGAGTAGTTATTCTATTACAAGCACATTAGCTTTTGGTAATCTGGTCCCCTCTCATTTTTAACTGTGAGGAAGACCTAGAATGTAACATCATCATGATTCCTCTATATATGCTTTGAAACCTCCAAAACATAGCCATATGCCTGGAAATTAGGTGCAAATTGTGGATAGTTTTGGAGCTTTGGGAGGCGAGTACTTGATCTGGAATTTGCTGGAAGTAGGGATTAAAGGAGTTTGATGGAATAATTAGAACGGCAGTTAATTAAATTTCAAGTTGCACAAGTTTAATTTAAGCCCAGGGCACCAAGTAGATCGATCCTTTGTTTAAGCAAATAAAACCTGGATTTATGTTGGGGTCAATAGGATTACAATCATGATTAGATGCTGgttttgtaattatcagagGTGTGTATTAATTGGACTTGGTGGGACTAATCAGGGTTAAGGAGGCTAAGTTGACCAGGTTATGCTGAGCTTAAACGTGAGGGAAGGTGTGACGAATTTTATATAGATAGAGTAAATTGACAGCGGGTGGGAATGGGCAAGTGGGAGATGGTGCTGCGGCCAGTGGATCCCACTTTTGTCCTCACTCTCCCACCCTGGAGTCTGGACGGCCCTATTCTTCCCCCCTTGGGCCATCCCTGTTTGACCGCCTTAATTGAGTTCATTCATCCACCTTAATTGCAAATTAATCATCATTTAGGTTATGGCGTGTTTGGACTTTACAATTTGTTTGTGCGCACACAAGTTATCCCTAAAAATAGCTAAAAGTCGAGAGTCGAGAAATTAGAGGTTCTGGTTCAAATAGCCCTTCCCCCTCctctcaaaaaagaaaagaaaaattgcatgagtttttccttttttttttcttcattttttttttgttttgataaaatttgtGGGAGGGAAATGTAAGAAagtaagaaggttggaaaggaGAATCACAGCaataataaacaataaaattttGTTCCATACAAGACAAAACATAAGATGTGTTTAAATTATGAACCATTTACTGCGCCATATTGCTTATCTTTTAAACGTTGTTATTTGCCTTGACCAAAATACGTACGTTGGCATTCAGCATAAGCACTCTGATTGATTGTCAACTAAAGAGACAAATGTACATTTGAGTGATAGACTTTGACAAATTTGAGTGATAAGTATATAACATGCCTACGAAAAGCATTTATCAAACAAATCATAGATTAAGCACTATAATAAACTTGATCTATTCTTTTTattgtggtttttttttcttggcatTTTTATTGTGGTTTTAATCAtaacattttttgaattttaagcAAACAAGTTGTTCTAAATTAGAGGTTTTGGAATAAGAAGCTAATAAGGTCATTAACAAGTTGGAGCCACCACATTAAACAACACTATACTACCCCCacaagaaagggaaagaagttAAGGAAGATACattggaaagaaaaaagtacaagtcatgattttttctttctttttttttagccTAACACAAATCTGGGAGACTTTAAGAATGGTTGGTTATTGGTTGCTTTTTTggtgaaaaatataattttttttttatcattggTGCTGAAGGAGTCTTGTTCCGCAGGTTGATGGACGACCACGAAAACAAAATCATTCTTCTCAAAACTATTCTGTCATCGAGGATTATATACGAGATTTATTATCCGGACCACCCTGTCCATGAATTATGGTGCAGTTTGCTCCATTCCTGGTGAATCCCATTTTCCTCAAGCCTTCTCTTTCCACCACACATACATAATTGTAGACAATTAAAGATTGCCCCTCAAAAAGAATTCATGGACGTTTCCAAGAGAATTGTCTTGATACTGATtgacacccccccccccctagCTAGAAGATAATTTTTGATTCTTCCCAATGATCTTCCAAGACCACTTTTTGTAATAGAATTTTATAAGGGAACAATTTTTGCAGGCTACAACTTTAAATAATAAGTGCTttaccaaaacaaaaatttgatagCATATGATACAACTATCTAAATCACCAGGTCAatattcctttcatttaagGGCAGCTATTAACTAGGTTAGTCTCGTGTCTCTTCCCCATAAGCTGGTTATTAGTGCAAAGATTAAAGCataaagtacaaaagttaaaaaTCGGATTCTATGAATGAGTGCATATGATGAAATTTAAgccactttaaaaaaaattccccaAGAACATATTTACTAACTAGTTGTTTCACGTTATTGTAATTATcaaaagttagaaaatttttcatgtAATTGTAATAATCAAACTCGTCGAATTTTAGGATACAACGAAATGTTAGTTTGAGGCCCCgagatttaaaattttttagttcaaatctctttttctctttttaaataTTAGCCCTcccctattaaaaaaaaaaagagataaccACAAAGTGTTACGCCGTAGTTAATCAAAACAAAGAGGAGACAATTGAGAATGAAGGatcaaaattgaagtttgaaatGCATTTTTTGGCGATGAACTAAGGAGTGCGGACTTTACAGAGCTAGTGTCGCGCAGAAAGTCTTCTTTAGCAGGCAAGTCAGAGGTTCAGAATTCGACTTTGGATCAAGCATAGCGTTTTCTTACGTGGACAGCCAAATTGAAGTTTGACCATGACTTACCTAACCATCTTAACAATTAGTAGTAGTTTATATCAATAATAAGAAGACAGCAGATTGGCCACCCAATTCACCAATAGATAAACCCTCTGATTATACAATTATGCATTATTGGAAGCAGTAATCATACATGGTGATGATATAGGCTGCACAAAGTTAAGGATTCAAGTGGGCATTAAGCCCATTTCTTATTAGTCTAAGTTTTTGTTTAATATGTTCGTTTTTATCTTGTTAcagcatcttcttcttttttttaacgGAAACGTTAGGAATCGTATTGATATCAAAACAAGCTATACAACTTGAACAACGGCTCATAAGGAGCTTTACAATATTGTGTTTGCTTAAGAAAATGTTACAACATCTTCTTAGCAAAACAAATAATATGAGAATGTTATATAGGTTTTGTATATGTAAAGAGCTTTGCTTTCCATATTAGACCAGAATTCTATTCTAGCTGCTTTCATTCTCCTTCCAATttaagaaaagaacaaaaattttCTCCTCACAGATCATGCGTGACGATTTAGAAAGTAGCATTTCTTGGAATTTATGTCTCAAGTCAAAAGCTTGAAAAATGCCTTGTCAAATTTGGTACAGCGGCTGCAATTGACTTCCTCAGTTAGCTTCTATTTGTCCATCTTTGAGGACATCGTGTGACTTCAAATATCACGATGGTCGATTACTTTGCAATGTTAATACACGAGAAGAATGATTTATAATTgctaatttatttgtttataatGGTACTAATTGTAATTATGAGTGGAAAATCATAAGCATATAGAGCCAATAGCAgctaaaaattttcttcttggGTATTGGTGATCAGTCATACAATGGGAGCCACGTGTGAGAATGCTATtaattaattgtttcaatttAATATACCAATAAATGTTACACAAAAGTCAATCCAAAGAAAATGGATTACTACTTGCAAATAGATAATTAAGTA
It includes:
- the LOC140012509 gene encoding AT-hook motif nuclear-localized protein 23-like, coding for MAGLDLGTASRFIHHHQQPQPQLHHRPSDLHLQHNTQRTLEDEDDFPSDDHQDADASHQLDLIGANSGGPGDIVARRPRGRPPGSKNKPRPPVIITRESANTLRAHILEVGNGCDIFDCVSSYARRRQRGICILSGSGTVTNVSLRQPAAAGAIVTLHGRFEILSLSGSFLPPPAPPGATSLTIFLAGGQGQVVGGSVVGELTAAGPVIVIAASFTNVAYERLPLDEDEQLQIQPPVSQAGSVAAAGGGGGGGGGGGVSSHAFPDPSSGLPFFNLPLNMPNLPVDGWTGNTAVRPPF